In the genome of Cyanobacteria bacterium GSL.Bin1, one region contains:
- a CDS encoding CTP synthase, with protein sequence MTKFVFVTGGVVSSIGKGIVAASLGRLFKSRDYSVSILKLDPYINVDPGTMSPFQHGEVFVTDDGAETDLDLGHYERFTDTSMSRLNSVTTGSIYQAVINKERRGDYQGGTVQVIPHITQEIKERIHRVAENTNPDIVITEVGGTVGDIESLPFLEAIRQFRKEVGRNNVLYMHVTLLPWIASAGEMKTKPTQHSVKELRSIGIQPDVLICRCDRALEENLKEKLSEFCDVPVESVITAQDATSIYEVPLILEKEGLAQQTLELLALEQRQPDLRQWQTLVENMASPKQGIEIAIVGKYIQLSDAYLSLVEALRHGAIALGSEIKLRWVNAEEIEENRPETYLNNISGIIVPGGFGIRGIEGKIQAVEYARTHNIPFLGLCLGMHCAVVEWARNVANLERASSAEFDTDTPNPVINLLPEQQDVIDLGGTMRLGLYPSRLNVDSRAYSLYQQEVIYERHRHRYEFNNAYRSLFLESGYAIGGTSLDGRLVEMIERPDHPFFIATQFHPEFRSRPNQPHPLFLGFVEAAMAQYSFEIVPSVSKKTVQEMQVGMGGNVPAEVIN encoded by the coding sequence ATGACTAAGTTTGTTTTCGTTACCGGTGGTGTCGTTTCGAGTATTGGTAAGGGAATTGTTGCTGCCAGTTTAGGACGGTTGTTTAAGTCCCGTGACTATTCTGTTTCCATCTTAAAACTTGATCCCTATATTAACGTTGACCCAGGAACCATGAGTCCGTTTCAGCATGGAGAAGTTTTCGTTACGGATGACGGTGCGGAAACCGACTTAGACTTAGGACACTATGAACGCTTCACTGATACGTCCATGTCACGTCTCAATAGTGTTACAACTGGTTCGATCTATCAGGCAGTGATTAACAAAGAACGTCGCGGCGATTATCAAGGGGGAACCGTACAGGTGATTCCCCATATTACCCAAGAAATTAAAGAACGGATTCATCGTGTGGCTGAAAATACCAACCCCGATATTGTGATTACTGAAGTAGGGGGAACCGTTGGCGATATTGAGTCATTACCTTTCCTAGAAGCGATTCGGCAATTTCGGAAAGAAGTAGGACGTAATAATGTACTGTATATGCACGTTACTTTACTCCCCTGGATTGCCTCAGCAGGGGAAATGAAAACCAAACCTACCCAGCATTCAGTAAAAGAACTGCGTTCGATTGGGATTCAACCGGATGTTTTGATCTGTCGCTGCGATCGCGCTTTAGAAGAAAATCTCAAAGAAAAACTGTCTGAATTCTGCGATGTCCCCGTCGAATCGGTGATTACCGCCCAAGATGCCACTAGTATTTATGAAGTGCCTTTAATTTTAGAAAAAGAAGGCTTAGCCCAGCAAACCCTAGAATTATTAGCTTTAGAACAGCGACAACCCGACTTGCGGCAATGGCAAACCCTCGTGGAAAATATGGCGAGTCCGAAGCAAGGGATTGAAATCGCGATTGTTGGCAAATATATTCAACTCAGCGATGCTTATCTCTCCTTAGTCGAAGCCCTTCGTCACGGCGCGATCGCGCTGGGTAGTGAAATCAAACTCCGTTGGGTGAATGCTGAGGAAATCGAAGAAAATCGCCCAGAAACTTACCTGAACAATATCAGTGGGATCATTGTTCCCGGTGGCTTCGGTATTCGGGGCATTGAAGGCAAAATTCAAGCCGTTGAGTATGCACGCACTCATAATATTCCCTTCTTAGGACTTTGTTTGGGAATGCACTGCGCAGTTGTAGAATGGGCACGGAATGTTGCTAACCTGGAACGAGCTAGCAGTGCTGAATTTGATACAGATACTCCGAATCCAGTGATTAATTTGCTGCCAGAACAACAGGATGTGATTGATCTGGGGGGAACGATGCGTCTCGGCTTATATCCCTCCCGCTTAAATGTCGATAGTCGCGCCTACAGTCTCTATCAACAGGAAGTGATCTACGAACGTCATCGCCACCGTTATGAGTTTAATAATGCTTATCGTAGTCTCTTCTTGGAAAGTGGTTACGCCATTGGTGGAACTTCTCTTGACGGGCGCTTGGTGGAAATGATTGAACGCCCGGATCATCCCTTCTTTATTGCCACCCAATTCCATCCGGAATTCCGTTCTCGTCCCAATCAGCCTCACCCTCTCTTCTTAGGGTTTGTGGAAGCAGCCATGGCCCAATATTCTTTTGAAATTGTCCCCTCCGTCTCCAAAAAAACCGTGCAAGAAATGCAAGTGGGCATGGGCGGAAATGTCCCGGCAGAAGTAATTAATTAG
- a CDS encoding protochlorophyllide oxidoreductase, whose protein sequence is MNQSQNYFSGLKWTPQAQAKLKNIPFFVRSQARQRVEEIAYANHSEVVTAEMVEEARQKFGN, encoded by the coding sequence ATGAATCAATCTCAAAACTATTTTTCGGGGCTGAAATGGACCCCGCAAGCCCAAGCGAAATTGAAAAATATTCCCTTTTTTGTGCGCTCTCAAGCCCGCCAGCGAGTTGAAGAAATAGCTTATGCTAATCATTCCGAAGTGGTCACTGCGGAAATGGTGGAAGAAGCCCGCCAAAAGTTTGGGAATTAA
- a CDS encoding sensor histidine kinase, translated as MFQTTRRRLALWYATVTAVLLLLFATGVYFYVRSTLIERIDDTLKHVVEVVERSLVIQPVATGDNGYRLDIETSFRNDTETVEDDRIDLEWFSPQGELVWSTFSESLNYPLHKNRSTETVHLASGYLLRQVTEPVTLGKQTLGYLRVSHPWFEVTKPIRQLLLDLIIGISAVVVCVAGISWWLSGIAIQPVKESYQSLKQFTADASHELRNPIAMIQTNVQMALAYPDGELQQQQLQVIERLTQRLGKLVNDLLFLARSDSGMIETEQQSVPLDALLMAVIEEQSAIAQQKGIQLSLNLPESDTALTVIGDWDQLARLFTNLISNGIEHSISDQEKTAATVSIEIKPIKRNHHPYLQVQVQDTGKGIPETAIPHLFDRFYRVSPYPKASTSKGTTGAGLGLAIAQAIVDNHQGQIAVESPPEQGTTFTVTLPVSHTEAYTKIC; from the coding sequence ATGTTCCAAACCACACGGAGACGCTTAGCCCTCTGGTACGCGACAGTAACTGCAGTTCTCTTGCTGCTATTTGCCACGGGCGTCTATTTTTATGTTCGTAGTACCCTAATTGAGCGAATTGACGATACCTTAAAGCACGTGGTAGAAGTCGTTGAGCGTTCCCTGGTCATTCAACCGGTTGCCACCGGCGATAACGGCTATCGTCTTGATATTGAAACGAGTTTTCGCAATGATACTGAAACAGTGGAAGATGACCGGATCGATTTAGAATGGTTTAGCCCGCAAGGGGAATTAGTGTGGTCAACTTTTTCCGAATCACTGAATTATCCGCTGCATAAAAATCGTTCTACAGAAACGGTGCATTTGGCTTCGGGGTATCTTCTCCGACAAGTAACCGAACCCGTCACTTTAGGCAAACAAACCCTTGGCTATCTTCGCGTCAGTCATCCTTGGTTTGAGGTAACTAAGCCCATCCGACAGTTGCTGTTAGATTTAATTATTGGGATTAGTGCGGTTGTGGTTTGTGTGGCGGGAATAAGCTGGTGGTTATCAGGAATTGCCATTCAACCGGTCAAGGAATCGTATCAGAGTCTCAAACAATTTACCGCCGATGCTTCTCATGAATTACGGAATCCCATTGCGATGATTCAAACCAATGTTCAAATGGCGTTGGCGTATCCCGATGGTGAGTTACAGCAACAGCAGTTACAAGTCATTGAACGCTTGACCCAACGCTTAGGAAAACTGGTCAATGATTTATTATTCCTCGCGCGATCAGATAGTGGGATGATTGAAACCGAACAGCAATCGGTTCCCTTAGATGCCTTATTGATGGCAGTGATTGAAGAACAAAGCGCGATCGCGCAGCAAAAAGGGATTCAACTTAGTTTAAATCTTCCTGAATCCGACACAGCTTTGACCGTTATAGGAGATTGGGATCAGTTGGCGCGGTTGTTTACGAACCTGATCAGTAACGGGATTGAACATTCAATCTCCGATCAAGAGAAAACCGCAGCTACCGTTAGCATCGAGATCAAACCCATCAAACGCAACCATCATCCCTATTTACAGGTGCAAGTCCAAGATACGGGAAAAGGGATTCCAGAAACGGCAATTCCCCATCTGTTTGATCGCTTTTATCGGGTGTCTCCTTATCCCAAAGCTAGCACCAGCAAAGGCACAACCGGTGCTGGACTGGGTCTCGCGATCGCGCAAGCGATTGTTGATAACCATCAAGGACAAATTGCTGTTGAGAGTCCACCTGAACAAGGAACAACCTTTACCGTCACACTTCCGGTCAGCCATACTGAAGCTTATACAAAAATCTGTTAA
- a CDS encoding divalent cation tolerance protein CutA, translated as MSTNQQYGVVLVTAESEAQARAIASAIVKEKYGACVSLMPVHSVYTWENEVHSDPEWQLIIKTDLNYYSQLETRIRELHSYDVPEIIALPIQAGLTAYLQWIGESVSPE; from the coding sequence ATGAGTACAAACCAGCAATATGGTGTTGTTTTAGTCACCGCAGAATCAGAAGCACAAGCTCGCGCGATCGCGTCAGCGATTGTGAAAGAAAAATATGGCGCTTGTGTCAGCTTAATGCCGGTTCATTCGGTTTACACTTGGGAGAATGAAGTCCACAGCGACCCGGAATGGCAGCTGATCATTAAAACGGATTTAAATTACTACTCGCAATTAGAAACGCGCATTCGTGAACTCCACTCCTATGATGTTCCGGAAATTATTGCCCTCCCGATCCAAGCGGGATTAACCGCTTATTTGCAGTGGATTGGGGAAAGTGTGTCTCCAGAGTAA